Proteins encoded together in one Desulfurella sp. window:
- the atpC gene encoding ATP synthase F1 subunit epsilon, protein MDKIHCSIVTPEKVIASKEIDQIIAPGASGEFGILANHMPFISILDIGVIRLLYDNLQDKYVIGGGYLEFDNNSVNVLCDEVFTKDNITKDEALKMISKIESRLKEEKPNTPEYESAYKELEKYRYVINILFEGEK, encoded by the coding sequence ATGGATAAAATACACTGTAGTATAGTTACGCCTGAAAAAGTTATTGCAAGTAAAGAAATTGATCAGATTATAGCACCAGGCGCAAGTGGTGAGTTTGGTATTTTAGCAAATCATATGCCTTTTATAAGCATTTTAGATATAGGTGTAATCAGGCTTTTGTATGACAATTTGCAAGATAAGTATGTAATAGGCGGAGGTTATCTGGAATTTGACAACAATAGCGTAAATGTACTATGCGATGAAGTTTTTACAAAAGACAATATCACAAAAGATGAAGCGCTTAAAATGATAAGTAAAATTGAATCCAGGTTAAAAGAAGAAAAGCCCAATACACCAGAATATGAAAGTGCATATAAGGAATTAGAGAAATATAGGTATGTTATAAATATTTTATTTGAAGGGGAAAAGTGA
- a CDS encoding biopolymer transporter ExbD, with translation MKINGSKGVFSDINITPLVDVMLVLLVIFMVTTPMLVKGIKVNLPKTHSGSTNITKKDLIVSIDDQGRIYLNKQQTDLDGLRKAFENNRGNEVVIEADKAIEYGLVVRIIDIAKQSGIEKVGLATTNKSTKT, from the coding sequence ATGAAAATAAACGGATCTAAAGGTGTTTTTTCTGATATAAACATAACACCACTTGTTGATGTAATGTTAGTACTGCTTGTAATCTTTATGGTTACTACGCCTATGCTTGTCAAAGGTATAAAGGTCAATTTGCCAAAAACACATTCAGGCAGTACCAACATTACAAAAAAAGATTTGATTGTAAGCATAGATGATCAAGGTAGAATTTATTTAAACAAGCAACAAACCGATTTGGATGGTTTAAGAAAAGCTTTTGAAAATAATCGTGGAAATGAAGTTGTAATTGAAGCAGATAAAGCTATAGAGTATGGACTTGTAGTAAGAATTATTGATATAGCCAAACAAAGCGGTATTGAAAAAGTAGGTCTTGCAACAACAAACAAATCAACAAAAACCTAA
- the atpD gene encoding F0F1 ATP synthase subunit beta: MNKGKIIQVLGAVVDVEFPEGQVPSIYNALVVKKEFIENATSDLILEVAQDLGENRVRTIAMDSTDGLVRGTEVIDTGNYITAPVGKEVLGRILNVVGEPVDELGPVDAKERWPIHRDSPPLEDQSTTSEMFETGIKVIDLLCPYAKGGKTGLFGGAGVGKTVLIMELINNVAMQHGGYSVFCGVGERTREGNDLWNEMKESGVLKNAALVYGQMNEPPGARARVGLTGLTIAEYFRDVSKLDILLFIDNIFRFTQAGSEVSALLGRIPSAVGYQPTLGTDMGELQERITSTKNGSITSVQAVYVPADDLTDPAPATTFSHLDATTVLSRRLAELGIYPAVDPLDSTSRILDPYVLGEEHYTVARNVQEILQRYKELQDIIAILGMEELSEEDKLIVARARKIQRFLSQPFFVAEAFTGMKGKYVKVQDTIKGFKGIIDGLYDDLPEQAFYLVGTIEDAIEKAKTLKG; this comes from the coding sequence ATGAATAAAGGCAAGATTATTCAGGTTTTAGGCGCTGTAGTTGATGTTGAGTTCCCTGAAGGTCAGGTACCTTCTATTTATAATGCATTAGTCGTTAAAAAAGAGTTTATAGAAAACGCAACATCTGATCTTATCTTGGAAGTTGCCCAGGATTTAGGTGAAAACAGGGTAAGAACCATTGCTATGGATTCTACAGATGGTCTTGTTAGAGGAACAGAGGTTATTGATACAGGTAACTATATAACAGCACCGGTAGGCAAAGAAGTACTTGGTAGAATACTAAATGTTGTTGGTGAGCCAGTTGATGAATTAGGACCAGTCGATGCAAAGGAAAGATGGCCTATCCATAGGGATTCACCGCCACTTGAAGACCAGTCCACAACAAGTGAAATGTTCGAAACAGGTATTAAAGTTATTGACCTATTGTGCCCATATGCAAAAGGTGGCAAGACCGGTTTGTTTGGTGGAGCCGGTGTTGGTAAAACTGTTCTTATCATGGAGCTTATCAATAATGTTGCTATGCAGCATGGCGGTTATTCGGTATTTTGCGGTGTTGGGGAGAGAACAAGGGAAGGAAACGATTTGTGGAATGAAATGAAAGAATCAGGCGTGTTAAAAAATGCCGCTTTAGTTTATGGTCAGATGAACGAACCGCCAGGAGCAAGGGCGCGTGTTGGTTTGACAGGTTTAACAATTGCAGAGTACTTTAGAGATGTAAGTAAACTTGATATACTGCTTTTTATAGACAATATATTTAGGTTTACACAAGCAGGCAGTGAAGTTTCTGCACTTTTGGGCAGAATACCTTCTGCTGTTGGTTATCAGCCAACACTTGGCACAGATATGGGTGAGCTTCAAGAACGCATCACTTCTACAAAAAATGGTTCAATTACATCTGTTCAAGCGGTATATGTTCCTGCAGATGACCTGACAGACCCGGCACCAGCTACAACATTTTCTCACCTTGATGCTACAACGGTTCTTTCAAGACGTCTTGCTGAGCTTGGTATATATCCGGCAGTTGACCCACTTGATTCTACATCAAGAATATTAGACCCATATGTTCTTGGTGAAGAGCACTATACAGTGGCAAGAAATGTTCAAGAGATACTTCAAAGGTACAAAGAATTACAGGACATTATAGCCATACTTGGAATGGAAGAATTATCAGAAGAAGATAAGCTGATTGTTGCAAGGGCAAGAAAAATTCAAAGATTTTTATCTCAGCCTTTCTTTGTTGCAGAAGCATTTACTGGAATGAAAGGAAAATACGTTAAAGTACAGGATACAATTAAAGGTTTTAAAGGCATAATAGATGGTTTGTACGATGATTTGCCAGAGCAAGCATTTTACCTTGTTGGAACAATCGAGGATGCTATAGAGAAAGCAAAGACGCTTAAGGGGTAA
- the atpG gene encoding ATP synthase F1 subunit gamma, which translates to MPSSRDIKRKINSIAKTQQITKAMKMVAAAKLRKVQHTAMQFRPYIEKFEEIIKYLSEYTPPQDNKFLFLRDVKAAEIIVVASDKGLCGGFNHNIIKETENLVSGLSSKNISVSITVVGKKVHDYFHFKGIEIKHFYTGLLKDEAHFVDAKRIMNVAIKDFLEEKTDEVYIVYNKFVNMLIQRPTVKKVLPISFEEENGQKQKYEKFTFEPSKEMVLDQILLKYIQMSLYDSFLESLAGEYAARMLAMEAATKNAQDMIKKLTLFYNKARQAAITKELIEITTSIEAMK; encoded by the coding sequence ATGCCGAGTTCAAGGGATATTAAAAGAAAGATAAATAGTATAGCCAAAACACAGCAGATAACCAAAGCAATGAAAATGGTTGCTGCTGCAAAATTAAGAAAGGTACAACACACAGCTATGCAATTCAGGCCTTACATAGAAAAGTTTGAAGAAATTATAAAGTACCTTTCTGAGTATACACCCCCACAGGATAATAAGTTTTTGTTTTTAAGAGATGTGAAAGCTGCCGAAATCATTGTTGTTGCTTCAGATAAAGGTTTGTGTGGTGGTTTTAACCATAATATAATTAAAGAAACAGAAAATTTAGTATCAGGTCTATCATCTAAAAATATATCAGTATCAATAACAGTTGTAGGCAAAAAGGTTCATGATTACTTTCACTTTAAAGGTATAGAAATAAAACACTTTTATACAGGTTTACTTAAAGATGAAGCACATTTTGTTGATGCAAAAAGGATTATGAATGTAGCCATTAAAGATTTTCTGGAAGAAAAAACTGACGAAGTCTATATTGTTTACAACAAGTTTGTCAATATGCTTATTCAAAGACCTACTGTAAAAAAAGTTTTGCCAATTAGTTTTGAAGAAGAAAACGGCCAAAAGCAAAAGTACGAGAAATTTACATTTGAGCCTTCAAAAGAAATGGTATTGGATCAGATACTGCTGAAGTATATTCAAATGTCTCTTTACGATAGCTTTTTGGAGTCATTAGCCGGTGAGTACGCAGCCAGAATGCTTGCTATGGAAGCAGCTACAAAGAATGCCCAGGATATGATTAAGAAATTGACTTTATTTTACAATAAAGCAAGGCAGGCTGCTATTACAAAAGAATTAATAGAAATAACAACAAGTATAGAAGCAATGAAATAA
- a CDS encoding MotA/TolQ/ExbB proton channel family protein yields the protein MSSSIGFEHIGAIAIVVLGILLVMSIISWTIMIYKWIQLSSLRARNNVFLERFLDGESESTLGSFARINESLNARVYMLSKQSISVAKAYLAKEVNHLERGFSILASVGSTAPFVGLFGTIWGIINAFRSIGLSDSTSISVVAPGISEALITTAAGIFVAVVAVIGYNLLYSLYTSIIRETENFLEAIG from the coding sequence ATGTCGTCAAGCATTGGATTTGAGCACATAGGTGCAATTGCAATTGTGGTTTTGGGTATTTTGCTTGTTATGTCAATTATATCTTGGACAATCATGATATATAAATGGATTCAACTATCTTCACTTAGAGCAAGAAATAATGTTTTTTTAGAAAGGTTTCTAGACGGAGAAAGCGAAAGTACGCTGGGTAGTTTTGCACGTATAAATGAATCGCTGAATGCTAGAGTTTATATGCTAAGCAAACAATCTATTTCTGTGGCCAAAGCTTATTTAGCTAAAGAAGTTAATCATTTAGAAAGGGGTTTTAGTATTCTAGCATCTGTAGGTTCAACTGCTCCTTTTGTAGGTTTGTTTGGCACTATCTGGGGTATTATAAATGCTTTCAGAAGTATTGGTCTGTCGGATTCTACAAGTATAAGTGTAGTAGCACCAGGTATATCTGAAGCATTAATTACAACTGCAGCCGGTATTTTTGTTGCAGTAGTTGCTGTAATTGGATATAACCTGCTTTATTCGCTATACACCTCTATTATAAGAGAAACAGAAAATTTTCTTGAGGCTATAGGATGA
- a CDS encoding cell envelope integrity protein TolA yields the protein MKLASFLLSLFIHIIIIGLLFLLFKSVPTHTMPTYTVSLLTPGEGRAGHQHTIQPLTTSPKPIPHAATTLPPKINKEIQKAQEQIPPKPQNIEEHKKVIEKPQTELKKVEKEVPKPKVNQKEIQENIQNKIQQLKAKALQEKITQLKEAMLENKIREIAQQLRENSQTQSGVGNIKAQGSGVGNQDKLFSDYLSVVQGIIHSNWFVDQNLLPNNRLVTRVKITIAPDGKIISVNIIKSSGNPYYDRTVITAINNSTLPPVPQKYLNNRNTLDLVLNFFIKD from the coding sequence ATGAAACTAGCCAGTTTTCTATTATCATTATTTATACATATCATAATTATCGGTTTATTATTTTTGCTATTTAAAAGTGTACCAACACATACAATGCCAACTTATACTGTTAGTTTATTAACGCCAGGTGAAGGCAGGGCAGGGCATCAACATACAATACAACCTCTTACTACTTCGCCTAAACCAATACCTCATGCTGCTACAACACTTCCACCAAAAATTAACAAAGAAATACAAAAAGCTCAAGAGCAGATTCCACCAAAACCACAAAATATAGAAGAACATAAAAAGGTTATTGAAAAACCGCAAACAGAACTTAAAAAAGTAGAAAAAGAAGTGCCAAAACCTAAAGTAAATCAAAAAGAAATCCAAGAAAATATCCAAAATAAAATTCAACAACTCAAAGCAAAAGCACTTCAAGAAAAAATTACGCAATTAAAAGAAGCAATGTTAGAAAATAAAATACGTGAAATTGCCCAACAGTTGAGGGAAAATTCACAAACTCAATCTGGTGTAGGCAATATTAAAGCCCAAGGCAGTGGAGTTGGTAATCAGGATAAACTTTTTTCTGATTATTTATCTGTTGTGCAGGGAATCATTCATTCAAACTGGTTTGTAGACCAAAATTTATTACCTAATAATAGACTTGTGACTCGTGTTAAAATTACAATTGCACCAGACGGTAAAATAATTAGTGTTAATATTATAAAATCTAGTGGAAACCCATACTATGATAGGACTGTTATAACGGCAATTAATAATTCCACGCTTCCACCTGTGCCTCAAAAGTACTTAAATAATAGAAATACTCTTGACTTAGTTTTAAATTTCTTTATAAAAGATTAA